In Verrucomicrobiota bacterium, the genomic stretch GGTTCACCTTCCCCTTTTGACAATCCGCCGCCCCGCGCCTAGCGTTCCCGGCATGGAATTATTGCATGCCCCCTGGAGGATCGATTACATTCGGGCGCCGAAATCTCCGCCGTCGGATCACTCCCTGTTCACGCGTATCGCCCAGTCGAGCGACGACGCGGCCCACTTCATCGTCTGCCGCGAACGGACCTGCTACGCCGTGTTGAATACCTTCCCTTACAACGGCGGCCACCTGATGGTCGTGCCTTACAAGCAAACCGCGGAACTGAACGATTTGACCGACGAGGAGCTCGGGGATCTGATGAAACTGGTGCGGCGCAGCGTGGAAGTCCTGCGGCGCGTGATGAAACCCGATGGGTTCAACATCGGAATGAACCTGGGGAAAGTCGCGGGCGCGGGCATCGTGGAGCATTTGCACATGCACGTCGTGCCGCGGTGGAAGGGCGACACCAACTTCATGCCGGTGATTGCGGACACGCGGGTTTTGCCGGAAGCGCTCGCCGATGTCGCCGCCCGCCTCCGCGAAGCGTTCGCGGCCTAGAATTTGAAATTTGAAATCTCAAATTTGAAATTCAACTGATGCCTTCCGAGACCCTTCACTTCGAGAACGCCCGCTTCGCTCAGCAGCTTTTCAACAATGACCCGCGCAACTTGCAGGCGCTCGAAGATCAGTTGTCCGTGAAAGCCACGGCGCGCGAAGGCTGGATCAAACTGGAAGGCCCGGCCGACGCCGTCGAATCCGCCAGGCAGTTGTTTGCGTTTCTGGAAAACTCGCTCAAGAGCGGCTCGCCCATCCGCAACCGCGAGTTCGCCTACGCGCTCAACGTGATGAAGAACGACGGACCGCACGCCCTCCAGAGCCTCTCCGCGGAACGCATTCAGACTTCCGCTAAGAAAGCCCTCGTCACGCCCAAAACCGTTGGCCAGAAAAAATACATCGAGGCCATTCGGCGCCACGATATCACGTTTGGGCTGGGACCGGCGGGCACCGGAAAAACCTATCTCGCGGTGGCCCTGGCGGTCGCGGCGCTCAAGGAAGAGAAAATCTCGCGCATCATCCTGACGCGTCCGGCGGTCGAAGCGGGCGAGGCGCTGGGATTTCTGCCGGGCGATCTCTACGAAAAGATTTCGCCTTACCTGCGCCCGCTCCAGGACGCGTTGCACGACATGCTGCCGGTCGAAGAAATTCAGAAACACACCGAACGCGGCACCATCGAGATCGCGCCGCTGGCTTACATGCGCGGACGCACGCTCAACAACGCGTTCGTCATTCTGGATGAAGCGCAGAATTCCACCATGGAACAGATGTTCATGTTCCTGACTCGCCTCGGACACAACTCCAAGGCCGTCGTGACGGGCGATCCGACGCAGATTGATTTGCCCGCGCACAAGCAATCCGGCCTGTTGGAAGCGCACCGGGCCCTGGCGCGCGTGGACGGGATCGCGATTGTGGAATTTACCCGACGCGACGTCGTCCGCCATCCGCTGGTGCAAAAGATCATCGCGGCGTATGAAGAACACCGCGGCAAAGGCCGCGAGGAGACCCGGTGAATTGGCCGACTTGTCCATGAACCTCTGGGTAGGGCGAGCCTGTCCCCAGCGAGCCGAGTCGGACGTGTTCCACGCACGTCCAGCGGCTCGCCGGGACGGACTCGCCCTACCGAGTTCATGGGCCGAGTGCAGGGTCCTTTTGGAACAGGAAGCTTTCCATAAACCTGGTAGGGCTGCGTTGCCGCGCAGCCGGTCTTCCGTCGATGCGGCGGCGCAGCAGCGCCGCCCTACCATCGACGGGTTCATGGCGCCTAAGTCCAGACTGCATCCATGAGTGAAGTGGCGATCCGAAACCGGCAGCGCTCGCGCCGGATTCATGCCAGAATGCTCAAGAGAATTCTGCGCGTGCTCCTGGTCGAGTTGCTTCGCCTGGGCGACTTCGAGGTGTGCGTGCACCTGGTCAGCTCGTCTCGCATCGCCTGGCTCAACGCCCGGTTTTTGCAGCATTCCGGCTCCACGGACGTGATCACGTTCGATGCTCACGACACGCGGCCACCCGGCCGCATCGCCGGCGAAATCTTCATCAGCGTGAACGATGCCGTGCTGCACGCGCGAAAGTTCCGCACGTCCTGGCAGTCTGAAATCGTCCGCTATGTCATCCATGGCCTCCTGCACATGCGCGGGTTCGACGATTTGCAGCCGGCCCGGCGGCGCGTGATGAAACGTCAGGAAAATCGTTTGCTTCGCCAGATTGCCCGGCGGTTTCCGTTGGAAAAATTGGGCCGAATCTAAAACTTGAGATTTCAAATTAGAAATCCTTCATGGACGAGCGAACCACCGGCATCATCCTCCGCACGCGTCCGCTGACGGAAACGAGCCTGATCGTTCATTGGCTCACGCCGGACCTGGGCCGGCTCGCCACCGTGGCCAAAGGAGCGCGCCGCCTCAAATCGCCGTTCGCCGGCAAGCTCGACCTTTTCTTCCGGGCCGATTTCAGTTTTGTCCGCAGCCGCCGGAGCGACCTTCATGGGTTGCGCGAAGTCAGCGTTCGCGATTTCAACCCGATCTTGCGCACGAATCTGGCTTACCTCGAGCAGGCGGCGTACTGCGCGCGTCTGCTGGAACTGGGCACTGAAACCGAAACACCGCTGCCGGGTTTCTACGAAATGTTC encodes the following:
- a CDS encoding PhoH family protein; this encodes MPSETLHFENARFAQQLFNNDPRNLQALEDQLSVKATAREGWIKLEGPADAVESARQLFAFLENSLKSGSPIRNREFAYALNVMKNDGPHALQSLSAERIQTSAKKALVTPKTVGQKKYIEAIRRHDITFGLGPAGTGKTYLAVALAVAALKEEKISRIILTRPAVEAGEALGFLPGDLYEKISPYLRPLQDALHDMLPVEEIQKHTERGTIEIAPLAYMRGRTLNNAFVILDEAQNSTMEQMFMFLTRLGHNSKAVVTGDPTQIDLPAHKQSGLLEAHRALARVDGIAIVEFTRRDVVRHPLVQKIIAAYEEHRGKGREETR
- the ybeY gene encoding rRNA maturation RNase YbeY codes for the protein MSEVAIRNRQRSRRIHARMLKRILRVLLVELLRLGDFEVCVHLVSSSRIAWLNARFLQHSGSTDVITFDAHDTRPPGRIAGEIFISVNDAVLHARKFRTSWQSEIVRYVIHGLLHMRGFDDLQPARRRVMKRQENRLLRQIARRFPLEKLGRI
- the recO gene encoding DNA repair protein RecO; translation: MDERTTGIILRTRPLTETSLIVHWLTPDLGRLATVAKGARRLKSPFAGKLDLFFRADFSFVRSRRSDLHGLREVSVRDFNPILRTNLAYLEQAAYCARLLELGTETETPLPGFYEMFAGVLILLSGQPKDHRAVHAFEARLLRELGIMPDLARGPLTPAGRAHFTQIARAEWSELPEIALAEAQSIEIGRYLRGLIAFHFDRVPAGRPSDVACGKQMER
- a CDS encoding HIT domain-containing protein, producing the protein MELLHAPWRIDYIRAPKSPPSDHSLFTRIAQSSDDAAHFIVCRERTCYAVLNTFPYNGGHLMVVPYKQTAELNDLTDEELGDLMKLVRRSVEVLRRVMKPDGFNIGMNLGKVAGAGIVEHLHMHVVPRWKGDTNFMPVIADTRVLPEALADVAARLREAFAA